The following nucleotide sequence is from Zingiber officinale cultivar Zhangliang chromosome 10A, Zo_v1.1, whole genome shotgun sequence.
TTTAGTTAGCTTCAATTCTGTAATTCCACGCCAAAAATACCTTAAAACTAAATGGACAGCAATAATTGGCAACATATCCAGAAAAGATAGATTGGGGTCCGGGGGAAATTTAATCCATCAAAAAAAGTATCAACTAGATTCCATAAACAATTAGAACATGGGGTTGCATGTCAACCATTTGAAAACATTGGTACCTGGCCAAGGCCGATGATACCAATTATCTGTAGTGTCTTTTCCCACTCTGCAAAGTATATACTTAGCTGTAAGCATGAAACTGAGTCAACATGTATTGATGCCATAATGATCAGTGGATATTTCTTTTCAGATGGGGAGTATCAATCATGCAAGAATCATCACCTTACTAGactagatttttcaaaatgaatAATAGTTCAATCATGATTGTATGCATTGCCAGGACAAGGGCCTCAAAATTGCTTGTCAACCAACAAAACCTTTCTTTGTATGTTTGTTCATAGAGTATGATAACACTAACTCCAACAACTCTCATAACAGCAATATGATGTGTGCACTGTATTAAAATGGAAAAGGCTTGCTTAACAAAATGAGATAAACATAGTCACCAGACTTGAACTCATAACGCCTATTCCAGCTTGAGTCTATTTTTCAGTAATGCTGAAAGTATCTTGATGAATAACAAGAGAAGAACATGATCACCAGAAAGTATTCTCATTTCTTTCAAACAGCTTACCTGAGAAGGCATAGATGGCTGCAGAAACTCCCTGTTCAAAAACATATAAATTAGTTATCTGCCTGCTTGGATGAACAATAAAGCATTTGAAATATACCAAAAGCAACATATGAGTGGAATTGTCAATGATAATTTGCTTATATTAAGTATGCTGGGTCATTGAGCATGCAAACTATAATAATGCCAAAATTCTAAGCTTAGATAATAAGATACAAGGAATACTGAAATGAAGGCTTTATACCAAGAGATATCCTATTACAAGTGTTGGGGTAGGCTTGATATCCTCGATGATTGCCTCAGCATCCTGCACATATTTCACATGAAATATGTGAATACTTGCACATTTAATGGGGCTACCGCCAAGTTCATGAGTGATATCTCATTAATACTAATTTTGGGATTAAAGTATATGCCTGTAGAAGCTGTTGAAATTCAGAATTAAGGATGTTCAAAAATATTAGAGACAAGCATTGTTATTAACTTAGGAACCATTTATAAATAACAAAACCCATGGTTTAGTCAGTGACAAAACAAAAGCAAACATACGAGTAGGTCCTAGAGAATTTGTCATACCTCATTCAGTAGAGTTAATGCGGTCTGAGGCTTTAGCTCTTTAGTACGAAGACCATTCTTGACCCAAGATTCGAATCCACCTTGAACCATATAAGGATTCTATTTGGCAAATGGGTCAATTACAAAAGTTGATAACAACAGAAAGCCACAATTGTAGTTAAAGCATTGCTTAAGGCTTACCTTTACACCAAGTTTCTTCAATGATCTAGCAATGGCTTTAGAATGACCCCCATTAGCATCCATAACAATGACCTTTGACTCTTTCTACATTTGAATGAACTAAGATCACTAAAAATGCTTGATAGAAACAAAAGAATTACTTACTGTTAATGGTTATCACTAAAAGTCATGTACTTTAACATTCTTCAAGTTGCGGATGACAACAGCAGTTAAAGAATAATCAACATCTCTCCCACCCTTCAGCAGTTTCCTAACTGAGCCATCAATCTGAGGGTAAAATGGAAGCATACTATGGTAATGAGTAAGATTTACTCTCACCCATCGAAGAAAAGAAGTGGAAGAAGTTTCAACATACCTCAGGGCGAATTACACTAGTATATTTAGACCTAGCCCCTCTCCGTAAATCAGGAACACCATCTTTCTCCCTGAGTTCCTACATAAACCACATTAACCAGAAATATTTACTCCGTCCATGACTAAGATTATTTCTCTTATATATtccataaaatcaaatcaaaactgTGCCCCTTTATCATTGCATGAGAAAATGACTTTAATCAAAAAACAAATGATCCATAAAGAAAAATACCACCCTGAAATGGACTCCATACAAAATAACCAGCATTGTAACACTACAACAGGAGCTAAATCCTATCTGAAATAACAGAACAAAGAAAAAGGCTCTTGAAATTTACAGTCGCTTGCCTCAGGCCGGACATCAATAAGCACAGCATCCTTCCCATCTCGTAAAAGCTCAAAAGTTGTTTCAGGTGTTAAGTCACCAGAGTATCCACCATATGTGAAAAACCAATAAGATGTGCTGCAAAAGGAATTTGCATGAATAAAAAATGATCAAGAATTTCTGAGAAGAAAAGGTTGAAATTACCCTATGGCAACTGAGCTGCCTAGGAGAACTAAAAACTGGACAATTGGATCATTAGGATCTAAACCAAAATTTCTCTCTAATCCTTCAATAACCACAAAAGCCTGCATCATACAACCAGTGGTTACACTGGTTAGAGTTATACATGAGCCCTCATGAAAACAAATAATGAGAGGTGGTTCAATCACTATCTAGCAACGCACCTTCTGAAAAGCAGCTCCAACAGGCTCTACAATTTGCTTAGCTTTCTCCTCTGACAAGCTTAGTACCTCCTTAATGTATGGAGGAAGCAACGACTTTGCGGTTCCATAAGAATATACAACAAACGATCCTGCATTTGCTAAAGAATCCTCCAGCACAATAACTGCTCGCCTCAAGATGTCAATAGCTACACTACCTGCTCCATTCACATTTTCCTTCAAATTATTACTAGCTTGATCTTTGGTGATGGACACAGAAGAAAGAAAGTTACTCAATGTGCTATCAATTGATTTTGTAAAGCTTCCAACTGTATCAGAAGCAGATATCTTAAGTGTGCTGATAGTGCTCTGGACAGCATCTTCTGCTCTTTTTAATGATGAGTCGACAGATTGATTGATTCCAATTATAATATCCTCAACGTTTTCTTTAATATCTGAGAATCCCTTATTAGCCACTTCTATCTCCAAAACTGGCAATGAATTACTTGCCCTAGCATCCGAATAAATGGAGCTCGAAGAAGCAACATCCATTAATCCACCTGAGCTTTGAGTAAGAGATTCAGGAAGATTTGGAAATTCACCATTACTAAGGGGTGTAATAGATGGTACCTCTGAGTACGGTGTATTCGTTGGTAAGGCAGTGATACTAGTACTGCTTAAATTATTGGCAAGAGCTCCTTCATGTTTGTTTGGGAAAACTTCAGGCTCAAGTAAGTTTCCACCAACTGGATACAAACCGTAACTCTCAGAGTAATTACTGCTGTCTGGCAAATTGTCAAAGTACTCATTCTGGAACCCACTCACTATATCATCAGATGCTTCAGGGTATGGAGAGAGAATGGAGGTATCCAAGGATCCCTGAGGTCTTTCCACAACTAAAGAATCCATAGATTTAGGATGCACTCTGAATGTCCTATCACTTCCATAAATACAATCTTGGAAATATAAAGATGGCCTATTGTTGTTGATGATGCACCTATCATCTATAACCTTCTGAAGAGGATAAAAAACCTTTGCACTAGCATGGAGAGATACCTGCATAAATGTGCTCTCAGCTCCCAAACAAAATTGTTGGTCTTTGGAAATTAGTTAGCAAGTACAATATCAATAAAATATACAAGCTCATAAAGAAAtcttaaatgaaaattaataatcatAGACTAAGACCAGCATCTGTGATGAGAAACTCATTATTGCCACAACTTATTCTTTCATTTGGTTTGGTTTCTACAAAGATTCATAAAACATTATGGAACCAAATTGCCATGTAATCAAGCTACACTTGCAATTTGATTGGATCATGACAATGTGAAATGAGACAATATTGTTGTTTTAAGGAGAGCactaacagtagtaaaattataccaAAACAGCTAactaacagtagtaaaattataccaAAACAGCTAAATAAAAGAGAGGTCGACTGTCTTGACAAGGAAACTAGAGCACTAGAGAGGGAAGAGGAGAGAGCAGATTGCTTGAGAGCCTTTGTATTTATACACTTTGAAGCAGTGCATGAAGCAAAGACTGGAACCAGGTCGCTTGCAAACGTGAGGCCCACGAGCGGGGGATTTGCACCCCTCCTGCGCGCGATGTTCGCatgcgtcgcgcccggtttatggatttccgactcgaaccccccgaaaccacctgatttgggctcggcccgcgcatgcgtgtaggtccccttaactttgctaagcaaggatggaagggctccatatataaggccttccaacctttctttgcttagcaatgtgggactaaatgcatacatc
It contains:
- the LOC122026198 gene encoding uncharacterized protein LOC122026198 — translated: MLSICSAAATCSSYSQVSLHASAKVFYPLQKVIDDRCIINNNRPSLYFQDCIYGSDRTFRVHPKSMDSLVVERPQGSLDTSILSPYPEASDDIVSGFQNEYFDNLPDSSNYSESYGLYPVGGNLLEPEVFPNKHEGALANNLSSTSITALPTNTPYSEVPSITPLSNGEFPNLPESLTQSSGGLMDVASSSSIYSDARASNSLPVLEIEVANKGFSDIKENVEDIIIGINQSVDSSLKRAEDAVQSTISTLKISASDTVGSFTKSIDSTLSNFLSSVSITKDQASNNLKENVNGAGSVAIDILRRAVIVLEDSLANAGSFVVYSYGTAKSLLPPYIKEVLSLSEEKAKQIVEPVGAAFQKAFVVIEGLERNFGLDPNDPIVQFLVLLGSSVAIGTSYWFFTYGGYSGDLTPETTFELLRDGKDAVLIDVRPEELREKDGVPDLRRGARSKYTSVIRPEIDGSVRKLLKGGRDVDYSLTAVVIRNLKNVKKESKVIVMDANGGHSKAIARSLKKLGVKNPYMVQGGFESWVKNGLRTKELKPQTALTLLNEDAEAIIEDIKPTPTLVIGYLLGVSAAIYAFSEWEKTLQIIGIIGLGQSLYRRVASYENSEDLKKDVRLLLSPLQLGAQAFSRTASMLEPKKIGLPLSPSSTAVRDRVVQAAAKHESQPSDTDEPLGLPKESLVQPSENQA